The window TCGCCCGGACCCGACGTGGCGTCGGCCGGGTCGCCGGCGACGAGCCCGGCGACCCGGCTGTCAACCGAGCGCGTTACCGCCTGCTGCGCCGCGCCGAACACGACCGACCAGACAAGCAGGTCCGCGAGCGACAGCGAAGGACGTGTGCCAGGGATGATTCCGGCCTTCAGCAGGATCACACCGACGACAGCGAACAAAGGGCCCAGGACGATCTTCAGCAGCATCTGGTACACCGGCAGCGAGAACGGATTCCAGGTGCCGGCAGCATTTGCGAGCGGCGGAACGGCGCTGATCAGGGCGCCGATGGCGCCGAACAACGACACGGACATCGCGGTTCTCAGTCCAGACGTGCCCGTGTCCTCAGCCGATAGCGGGACAGTGCCGACGGCCAGGGCAGTCATCACCAGGGCGACCGCAACCGCACTGATCAGCGTCAGCCGGATCAGTCGATTTCTGAATCCTCGGCTTTCCGCGTACTTCTCGTCCGACGCCTCGTTCACGGCACGGGCAAGAGTCGCAACCGCTGCCGGATCCAGTGGATTTCTCAACCTGACAGCCGCGCTGTCGCCATCCGCGACGGCCCGCAGCCTGAGGTCGTCAGCCTTGAGATAGACCGACGCCGCGACGAGCAGATCGTTTGCGTGAGCTACCAGCTCAGGGCCGCTCAGTAACTGATGAATCTGCGCCTCGGCCTCGTGGAGACTCCGGTAGGCGTACTCCTGAGGGTTCCCATTCCACCAGCTCAGCAGAGTTGCCCTTTCTTCGGCAGCCTCCTCTGCAGCCTCCAACAGCCCACAGATCGACCCGTACTGGGTGCTGTTCTCGGCACCATCGAGCGCGGCAGCCAGGTCCGCGCGGTCACGGATCACCTTGTTCTTGATATGTCCCCGCCAAGGCGCGCTTCGCATCCGACAGCACCCCTCACCTGTCATTCTTCCGCCTGTGCCGGTGAAGCGGTTGGACGTGGGCCGCTCCGTCGCGCCCACAGCGCGGCGGAGCGTGACCCAGTTCCATCTTGCTTCTAAATTACCCTATGATCCATATGCGGCGCCCACCAGCGGACGCGGCGGGATCTTCAGTACCTGACCCACCCGGATCTTGTTCGGGTCGGGTATGTTGTTGGCGCTGGCAATCAGTGTGTAGAGGCTCGCATTCCCGTAGAATCGCTGCGCGATCTCGGACAGTGTGTCACCCGCCACGACGGTGTACGACTGCGGCGGGATCTTCAGTACCTGACCCACCCGGATCTTGTTCGGGTCGGCTATGTTGTTGGCGCTGGCAATCAGTGTGTAGAGGCTCGCATTCCCATAGAATCGCTGCGCGATCCCGGACAACGTGTCGTGCTCGGCGACAGTGTAGGTCGTTTCCATTGCTCCTCCATCTTCATTTCCGTGCCCGCCGGAGTCTCCGACGAACCAAAGGCCGACGGCATTCTCGAGCGTCTGACCGGCCAGGTTCACCTGTGCCTGCCATGTAAAATCACCGACGTCACCATCCGCGCTGATCCCCTCCGCCTGCTGGAATTCGGTCACTGCCGATCTGGTGCGCGCGTCGAAGACTCCGTCGATGTAACCGGGCGAGTAGCCACAGCTGTTCAGCACCTCCTCGAGCCGAGCGACCACGTCGCCTCGCGCCCCCTGCGCCAGCAGCGGCATCGGCCGCCCATCGGGGAGAGCGGCCCAGGTCGCTGGCCCGACGACGCCGTCAGGATTCAGGCCATGGGCCTGCTGGAAGTCCCGTGCAGCAGCTTCCGTCGCCGGACCGAACTCCCCGTCCGGGTGAATCCTTCCGCCTGTGTCCGATCTGTTGAACGCGCGCTGGAACCATTTCACCGCCGGCCCGGATGCGCCTCTCCTGATCGTAGGCTGACCTTGGTTCGCATATTCTTCCGGTCTCAAAGTCATGCCGAGGCCCCTTGCCGGGTGCCAGGACGACGGGGTGATGCTGGAGTTTCCCTCGTCGGCACCCTCGATTCAGAAATATCTCGATCGGTTTTTGGGTGAATATCCGAAACGGGTTCCAGGTTACTGCCCTGGAGGGCGGCCTCCGGGATCGTGAGGGAGATGGCGGTTCGGATGCGTTGCTGTTCACCTCGTAATCCGAGATGTCAGGGAACGGCCGAACCCCCGCCTCTGTGACTGGATGCATCCAGGCGGTCGCCCGCCGCCTTTCGGGGAACGGCGCCCCCGCTTTCGCGCTGTCGCGAACGCTCTCCTGGCCCGAGGAGCGCCGCAGGCACCCACGTCGTGATTCCATGCGCTGTCCTGTGTCGTGGCCGCCGGCCCCCGGCAACAGCGGTACCAGGCCCCGGGTTACTGCTGGATCAAGCCAGCCAACAGGCGGGGGAGACGGGGCTGACATCGAACCCGGCGGCAAGCTGGGCGTTGTATGTCTCCTGGTCTGACTTCTGTCTCCTGGTCTGACTTCGTGTTCCGTGCTCGCTCGGCATCCCGTGAAACCTGGGATGTTCGAATGGAGCCCCCGGATCCGCAGTCTCACACCGGAAGAAAACGTCCGATACGCCCACAAGGAGGCGATGTCCAGCCAGGTGCGGCGGGCCTTGCGGATCAGCTGGCTGAAGCATTCTCCTGATTACGATCTTGAGTGGTCGAGGCCTGTTCGACCACACCTGCTCGGTCCGGATGTGCGCTCGGTCCGGGTATGGCGGTACGGCGATCGGATCCTGCTGGAGGGCTTCGCCTGCCCAGGCTCTCTGGGGCGGGAAGGCCAAGGGGCTCGGGCGGGAAGGGCCGATGTCCCCGGCGTGGCACTGTCCGTGTTTTCCCCCGGGGTGGGCGGGAACGCTGAGCCGCGCCGGATCGACGACCGCCGAGCGTGGGGGGCTGGTGAGCATGCGAAGAACTGCCGATCTCATCCCGGCGGTCACCCTGGCTGGAGGCGGCGTGGGTTTCGCGGCGGATACGGCGGATACGGCGGATACGGCGGAGGCTGCGGGCGCCGACCAACGCCCGGTCGCGCCGTCTGGATCCCAATAATCCCCCAGCTCGACGTCCGGGCGGTGACCTGGCCGATGCCCACGTCGCGCCGGTGGTGAACGCCGGCCCGCGCTGTGGGCCAGGCGACAGGTCCTGAACGTGGTTCGGCTGGCTCCCCCTCCCTCACGAGCGGCGGGTGGCGAAGACGCAAGAAGGGTGGAAGAGCATGAGACGGATGACTGGTGCGTTTCTCATGGGCGCTCTGACGGCCGGCGCCCTCGCCGTCGACGGCGGCGCGGCGACCGCAGCGGCTCGAACGGTCAGCCGGTGCGCATCGGCCGCCCTCGTCCCAGCCGTGGTCCGGGAGGACGGCGCGGCCGGCACCATCTACCGGACCATCGAATACCGAAACTCCGGTCACCAGGCCTGCGTGATATCCGGCTTCCCCACCGTGGAACTCGTCGACAGACGTGGCCGCGTGCTGGGGGGTCCGTCGGGTCACTCGGGCGCCGTCGGCGCGCCCGTGACGCTGCGGCCGGGTGGCGTGACGGAGTTCACCCTGATCGCCTCGAACATGGCGGGGTCGATCGAAGGGTGTACGGACCCGGGCACCTACCGGCCCGCCGTGGGCGCACGTGTCACCCCACCCGGCGGCGGCCGGTCCAGGTTCATCCCGCTCACACAGGACGCCTGCGTCGCACCCGGGCTCAGCACGCTCTCTGTCACCGCTGTCGGGCACGTGCTCCCCGGCAGCTGACCTGAACCGCCGCAGCCCCAGGGCCATCCCCGGCCCCTGGCACGGGGCCGGGGATGCATCAGGGCCGAGAAGCCGTGAGCGCGGCGGCGCTGGCGGGGTCTGCCGGGTAGAAGGTCTCGATCGCGAGTTCCGACACGGTCACATCGGTGGGTGTGCCGAACACCGTGGTGGCGGTGAACAGGGCGAGCGCGCCTCGCGGGGACTGGTAGCGCATCGGGACGACGAGCGTGTTCGCCGGGTGCGCTTCGGTCCGGGAGCACGGGCCGTGCGCGGAGTAGGCGCTTAGTTCGGCGTGCAGGTCATCGAGGGCGCTGTCCCTGGCCGCCGCTGCCTGTCGTGCCAGCCGGTCGAGCAGGTGCGCTTTCCACTCGGGCAGGTTCAGGATGCGCGGGGCCATCCCGTCCGGGTGCAGGCTGAGGCGGAGCACGTTGACCGGGGGCTCCAGAAGGTGCGGTGCCACGCCCGCGGTGAACAGGTCGATCGCGTCGTTCGCGGCGACGAGCTCCCAGCGCCGGTCGACGACCACCGCGGGCAGCGGGGCGAGGCCGGCGAGCACCCGGTTGATCGCCTCGCTGACCGCCGACATCGACGGCGACGCGAGATCATGCTGCGAATATGCCGGTGCGTAGCCGCCGGCGAGCAGCAGCTGGTTGCGCTCCCGCAGCGGCACGTCCAGGTGTTCGGCCAGGATGAGGATCATTTCGCTGGTGGGCCGCGATCGGCCGTTTTCCACGAAGCTGATGTGGCGGGTCGAGACGTTCGTTCGTTCCGCCAGGTCCAGCTGGGTGAGTCGGCGCTGTTCCCGCCAGCCACGCAGCAGGGCGCCCACGGACGGCTCATGCGTGCGGGGGAGGGCCATGCCGCGACCCTAAGGGCTGTGCGGGCGGGCCGGCGATGACCTCCGAGGTAATCGACGGGCCGCACCGTGGCCGCCAACATCGAGCCTGTCACCGTCGGAAAATCCCCGGTTCTCCGCGGTCGTCCGAGCCTTCTCATGCGGCAGGCGACGGTGGCACATCCGACACCGTCTCCGAGAGTGAGGACCACCCGTGAACGACGGTAACGACGAATTCGAAAGCCTGGCACTGAGCTATGTCGCGGTGTGGAACGAGACCGATTCCGTCGCGCGGCGGGCCGCTGTCGAGAGGATCCTGGCTCCCGAAATCCGATACACCGACCCGATCGCCGTGGCCGAGGGCTGCGACGCTGTCGACGCGATGATCGGCGCGGTGCAGGGACAGTTTCCCGGCCTGACGATGACTCTGGCCGGGCCGGTTGACGGCCACCACGACCAGGCCCGCTTCACCTGGGGGCTCGGCCCGGCGGGCGCCGAGCCGCTGGTCG is drawn from Parafrankia irregularis and contains these coding sequences:
- a CDS encoding peptidoglycan-binding protein, which codes for MTLRPEEYANQGQPTIRRGASGPAVKWFQRAFNRSDTGGRIHPDGEFGPATEAAARDFQQAHGLNPDGVVGPATWAALPDGRPMPLLAQGARGDVVARLEEVLNSCGYSPGYIDGVFDARTRSAVTEFQQAEGISADGDVGDFTWQAQVNLAGQTLENAVGLWFVGDSGGHGNEDGGAMETTYTVAEHDTLSGIAQRFYGNASLYTLIASANNIADPNKIRVGQVLKIPPQSYTVVAGDTLSEIAQRFYGNASLYTLIASANNIPDPNKIRVGQVLKIPPRPLVGAAYGS
- a CDS encoding DUF4232 domain-containing protein, yielding MRRMTGAFLMGALTAGALAVDGGAATAAARTVSRCASAALVPAVVREDGAAGTIYRTIEYRNSGHQACVISGFPTVELVDRRGRVLGGPSGHSGAVGAPVTLRPGGVTEFTLIASNMAGSIEGCTDPGTYRPAVGARVTPPGGGRSRFIPLTQDACVAPGLSTLSVTAVGHVLPGS
- a CDS encoding helix-turn-helix domain-containing protein, with the translated sequence MALPRTHEPSVGALLRGWREQRRLTQLDLAERTNVSTRHISFVENGRSRPTSEMILILAEHLDVPLRERNQLLLAGGYAPAYSQHDLASPSMSAVSEAINRVLAGLAPLPAVVVDRRWELVAANDAIDLFTAGVAPHLLEPPVNVLRLSLHPDGMAPRILNLPEWKAHLLDRLARQAAAARDSALDDLHAELSAYSAHGPCSRTEAHPANTLVVPMRYQSPRGALALFTATTVFGTPTDVTVSELAIETFYPADPASAAALTASRP
- a CDS encoding nuclear transport factor 2 family protein; this encodes MNDGNDEFESLALSYVAVWNETDSVARRAAVERILAPEIRYTDPIAVAEGCDAVDAMIGAVQGQFPGLTMTLAGPVDGHHDQARFTWGLGPAGAEPLVVGFDVIERGADGRITKVLGFLDKVPAGAGAGSGA